The proteins below are encoded in one region of Pseudomonas entomophila L48:
- a CDS encoding VRR-NUC domain-containing protein has product MIAHSVDDPFYYLHNFRQVLSWVEQRYADLLDNDERHFIQAFSVLSSPTQALLVRMVMRKGELFRSDKLEYAEIGDTGTALAPLLALGWVADDTPLTVAQLWALLRKEEVVQCFAGQLARPRAGKAELLVQLQALALEPRPLSEWFPTFPARIVHWRLQPLCDRLRLLFFGNLYQDWSDFVLTDLGVFRYEQVSFSDDSRALRQRADVDLAMALHQCAERLEQGEPPAGLLAALDGLDSANPWLARRRARLLFSLGQQSERLADWDLALRIYQACEHPEARIRQVRVFERSEHWPQAHALAMHMAQAPANALERQALERMLPRLARKLGGPPQARRRTSDVELIGLDLPAELAVHGVEEAVRLHLEQQGSVAHYVENTLFNSLFGLLCWEAIFAPVPGAFFHPFQAGPQDLHDSDFQARRAALFERCLGRLDDGSYPEAIRACFTAKQGLQSPFVFWQMLDEDLLEDALACLPAQHLKACFVRLLQDIRNNRAGMPDLIQFWPAEGRYRMVEVKGPGDRLQDNQLRWLDFCQAHGLPVVVCHVRWKAGQA; this is encoded by the coding sequence ATGATCGCCCATTCCGTCGACGACCCCTTTTACTACCTGCACAACTTTCGCCAGGTGTTGAGTTGGGTCGAGCAGCGTTACGCCGACTTGCTCGACAACGATGAGCGCCATTTCATCCAGGCCTTTTCCGTTCTGTCTTCGCCAACCCAGGCCCTGCTGGTGCGCATGGTCATGCGCAAGGGCGAGCTGTTTCGTAGTGACAAGCTTGAGTACGCCGAAATCGGCGATACGGGCACGGCCCTGGCGCCGTTACTGGCATTGGGCTGGGTGGCCGACGACACGCCGCTGACGGTCGCGCAGTTATGGGCACTGCTGCGCAAGGAGGAGGTGGTGCAATGTTTCGCTGGCCAGCTTGCCCGGCCCCGGGCGGGCAAGGCCGAGCTGCTGGTCCAGTTGCAAGCGCTCGCGCTTGAGCCTAGACCGCTAAGTGAGTGGTTCCCGACGTTTCCTGCACGCATTGTACATTGGCGGCTACAGCCCCTGTGCGATCGGCTGCGCCTGCTGTTCTTTGGCAACCTCTATCAGGACTGGTCGGATTTCGTGCTGACTGATCTTGGTGTGTTCCGTTATGAGCAAGTCAGCTTCAGCGACGACTCGCGGGCCTTGCGCCAGCGTGCGGATGTCGACCTGGCCATGGCCTTGCACCAGTGCGCCGAACGGTTGGAGCAGGGCGAGCCACCCGCTGGGCTGCTGGCAGCCCTCGACGGGCTGGACAGCGCCAACCCCTGGCTTGCCCGGCGCCGCGCACGCTTGTTGTTCAGCCTGGGCCAGCAAAGCGAGCGCCTGGCCGACTGGGACTTGGCCCTGCGCATCTACCAGGCATGCGAACACCCCGAGGCCCGTATTCGCCAGGTGCGGGTATTCGAACGCAGCGAGCATTGGCCGCAGGCTCATGCGCTGGCCATGCATATGGCCCAGGCGCCGGCCAATGCCCTGGAGCGGCAGGCGCTCGAGCGTATGTTGCCGCGCCTGGCACGCAAGCTGGGTGGGCCGCCGCAGGCGCGCCGGCGCACGAGCGATGTCGAGCTGATCGGGCTGGACTTGCCGGCTGAGCTGGCGGTGCACGGTGTGGAGGAAGCAGTTCGCCTGCACCTGGAGCAACAGGGAAGCGTTGCGCATTACGTCGAGAACACCCTGTTCAACAGCCTGTTCGGGCTGCTCTGCTGGGAGGCGATCTTCGCCCCGGTGCCGGGTGCGTTCTTCCACCCTTTCCAGGCCGGGCCGCAGGACTTGCACGACAGCGATTTCCAGGCACGGCGGGCGGCGCTGTTCGAGCGTTGCCTGGGCCGGCTTGATGATGGCAGCTACCCTGAGGCGATTCGCGCCTGCTTCACGGCCAAGCAAGGGCTGCAGTCGCCGTTCGTGTTCTGGCAGATGCTCGATGAGGACCTGCTCGAAGACGCCTTGGCCTGCCTGCCGGCCCAGCACCTGAAGGCCTGCTTCGTGCGGTTGTTGCAGGATATCCGTAACAATCGCGCCGGCATGCCCGACCTGATCCAGTTCTGGCCCGCAGAAGGTCGCTATCGCATGGTCGAGGTCAAGGGGCCGGGCGACCGGCTGCAGGACAACCAGCTACGCTGGCTCGACTTCTGCCAGGCGCATGGCTTGCCGGTGGTGGTGTGCCACGTGCGCTGGAAGGCCGGGCAGGCATGA
- the eboE gene encoding metabolite traffic protein EboE: MSAAACWTPTQLGYCANVHPTRDLAGLRASIERHFQGVRHLRGLHEQDSGLWICARAADALQDASACGRFLDLLQDTGLRLTSLNGFPYGEFHEGAVKAEVYMPDWSMPERLAYSLNLARILAQALPADCRQGVISTVPLGYAANWSPALQQRAEQQLRQLTAELARLHRECGRKVVFCLEMEPDCVLENTDQAIAFFAHWQASDPHHEYLALCFDVCHQAVMFEDCYRSLDRLRLAGVPIGKIQLSNAMICRLPANDPQRFAQVFDVLGQFCEATYLHQVKARDHQGRLVAWADLPAALADCASDPGRYGELRIHFHVPLFSEQLLLPELSGSQVALGQTFDYLAAHDDLRPVLEVETYSWGVLPAQLRPSDEQAQLRGIAAELHWVESQLRQRRLLRAPIHEGHADACP, encoded by the coding sequence ATGAGCGCCGCCGCGTGCTGGACGCCCACACAACTCGGTTACTGCGCCAATGTGCACCCGACCCGCGACCTGGCCGGGCTGCGCGCCTCGATCGAGCGCCACTTCCAGGGCGTGCGCCACCTGCGCGGGCTGCACGAACAGGACAGCGGCCTGTGGATCTGCGCCCGCGCCGCCGACGCGTTGCAGGACGCGTCGGCATGCGGCCGCTTTCTCGACCTGCTACAGGACACCGGGCTGCGCCTTACCTCGCTGAACGGTTTTCCCTATGGCGAGTTCCATGAGGGCGCGGTGAAGGCCGAGGTCTACATGCCCGACTGGTCCATGCCCGAGCGCCTGGCCTACAGCCTGAACCTCGCACGAATCCTGGCGCAGGCCTTGCCGGCGGACTGCCGACAAGGGGTGATTTCCACCGTGCCCCTGGGCTACGCCGCCAACTGGAGTCCGGCCTTGCAGCAGCGCGCCGAACAGCAGTTGCGCCAGCTCACCGCCGAGTTGGCCCGGCTGCATCGCGAGTGCGGCAGGAAGGTGGTGTTCTGCCTGGAAATGGAGCCGGACTGCGTACTGGAAAACACCGACCAGGCCATCGCCTTCTTCGCCCATTGGCAAGCCAGTGATCCGCACCATGAATACCTGGCCCTGTGCTTCGACGTCTGCCATCAGGCCGTGATGTTCGAGGACTGCTATCGCTCGCTGGACCGCCTGCGCCTGGCCGGGGTGCCGATCGGCAAGATCCAGCTGTCCAACGCCATGATCTGCCGCCTGCCGGCCAATGACCCGCAGCGTTTCGCGCAGGTCTTTGACGTGCTCGGCCAGTTTTGCGAAGCCACCTACCTGCATCAGGTCAAGGCGCGGGACCATCAAGGGCGCCTGGTGGCCTGGGCCGACCTGCCTGCCGCACTGGCCGACTGCGCCAGTGATCCCGGGCGCTATGGCGAGTTGCGGATTCACTTCCACGTCCCGCTGTTCAGCGAGCAGCTTCTGCTGCCCGAACTCAGCGGCAGCCAGGTCGCACTGGGGCAGACCTTCGACTATCTGGCTGCCCACGACGACCTGCGCCCGGTGCTGGAGGTGGAAACCTACAGCTGGGGTGTCCTGCCGGCACAACTGCGGCCGAGCGACGAGCAGGCCCAACTGCGCGGCATCGCCGCCGAACTGCACTGGGTCGAGTCACAACTGCGCCAGCGTCGTCTGCTGCGCGCGCCAATACACGAGGGGCATGCCGATGCCTGCCCGTAA
- a CDS encoding EboA domain-containing protein: MNMDVSVPQPRLAEHSRALDQLLDETEKRWWQQAQERLRQSPDANTAALLSSQCKRHLRDQAVPGADGWSTIELVRALLLACVVGLQHEAARPALLEQLFQWGDDQEKAVLLKVLDDLDSAGRCLELALFAGRTSNPRVFAALALDSPYASRHYPERAFHQLVLKALGMGLDAARVVGLAQRQGATLNQLALDLMDEQLAAGRPVSPSLPRLIAFGLLSPPQRKHLADLYQQQRLPTEWHEHLFGS, encoded by the coding sequence ATGAACATGGACGTCAGCGTGCCCCAGCCACGGCTGGCCGAACACAGCCGGGCCCTGGATCAACTGCTCGACGAAACCGAAAAGCGCTGGTGGCAACAGGCCCAGGAACGCCTGCGGCAATCACCGGACGCCAACACCGCCGCCCTGCTCAGCAGCCAATGCAAGCGCCACCTGCGTGACCAGGCGGTGCCCGGCGCCGATGGCTGGAGCACCATCGAGCTGGTCCGCGCCTTGCTGCTGGCCTGTGTCGTCGGCCTGCAGCACGAAGCGGCCCGCCCGGCGCTGCTGGAGCAGTTGTTCCAATGGGGCGACGACCAGGAAAAGGCGGTCCTGCTCAAGGTCCTCGATGACCTCGACAGCGCCGGCCGCTGCCTTGAGCTGGCCCTGTTCGCCGGCCGCACCAGCAACCCGCGGGTGTTCGCCGCCCTGGCACTGGACTCACCCTATGCGTCCCGTCACTACCCGGAGCGGGCCTTCCATCAACTGGTGCTCAAGGCGCTGGGCATGGGCCTGGATGCCGCACGGGTGGTCGGCCTGGCGCAGCGCCAGGGCGCGACCCTCAACCAGCTGGCCCTCGACCTGATGGACGAACAGCTCGCCGCCGGGCGCCCGGTATCACCCAGCCTGCCCCGGCTGATCGCCTTCGGCCTGCTCAGCCCGCCGCAGCGCAAGCACCTGGCAGACCTGTACCAGCAGCAACGCTTGCCGACGGAGTGGCACGAGCACCTCTTCGGCAGCTGA
- a CDS encoding UbiA family prenyltransferase produces MNQPQASLKTWMTLGRVSNLPTVWTNALAAGLLASSTGALAPPSALVWGLLLVTLSLLYLAGMLLNDLLDADWDQRHSNPRPITLGLVSSRHVRLATLLLLALAGASALGLSQLTEQPQWLLGSITVLVGCILGYNLLHKKYVHSVWLMGACRSALYLTAAASLTVPPQPIWLCAILLGVYISGLTYLASQEHRNQLLSRLPLLLMLSPLALAIYAETLWFWPLLLLWLGWLGRHYWLHLANPQRLKVRAFIGAGLAALPLFDALVMAVANQPLGSLFCVLMFFLLPHFQRWIKPT; encoded by the coding sequence ATGAACCAGCCCCAGGCAAGCCTCAAGACCTGGATGACCCTGGGCCGGGTCTCCAACCTGCCAACGGTGTGGACCAACGCCCTCGCCGCCGGCCTCCTGGCCAGCAGCACCGGTGCCCTGGCGCCACCGTCAGCGCTGGTGTGGGGGCTGCTGCTGGTGACGCTGTCGCTCCTTTACCTGGCCGGCATGCTACTGAACGACCTGCTGGACGCCGATTGGGACCAGCGGCACAGCAACCCCCGCCCGATTACCCTGGGCCTGGTCAGCAGCCGGCACGTACGGCTTGCGACCCTGCTCCTGCTGGCCCTGGCGGGGGCCTCGGCACTGGGCCTGAGCCAGTTGACCGAGCAGCCCCAGTGGTTGCTGGGCAGCATCACCGTGCTGGTCGGCTGCATCCTCGGCTACAACCTGCTGCATAAAAAGTACGTGCACAGCGTCTGGCTGATGGGGGCCTGCCGCTCGGCGCTGTACCTCACCGCAGCAGCCAGCCTGACGGTGCCGCCGCAACCCATCTGGCTCTGCGCGATCCTGCTTGGCGTGTACATCAGCGGGCTGACCTACCTGGCCAGCCAGGAGCACCGCAACCAGTTGCTCAGCCGCCTGCCCCTGCTGCTGATGCTCAGCCCGCTGGCCCTGGCGATCTACGCCGAGACCCTGTGGTTCTGGCCGCTGCTGCTGCTCTGGCTGGGCTGGCTCGGTCGCCATTACTGGCTGCACCTGGCCAATCCGCAGCGCTTGAAGGTCCGCGCCTTCATCGGTGCCGGCCTGGCCGCCCTGCCCCTGTTCGACGCCCTGGTGATGGCCGTGGCCAACCAGCCCCTGGGCAGCCTGTTCTGCGTGTTGATGTTTTTCCTGCTTCCCCACTTTCAACGCTGGATCAAACCGACATGA
- a CDS encoding 3-dehydroquinate synthase produces the protein MKRSLWHRVLGNNAPAEYFWVSLVCFSALLIASFLLFEQQIQDFLAHLELYLPDSPARKAHLALLLIALLALDVVLPVPSSVVALLAVAALGSVGGYLVIFVGLCLGAWLGYALGAGYLRVLSGRLGLHQRKPGQLGQKLGTLSLICLRGVPVLAETSVVAAGMQHYPLRAFVLVTTLANMGLALAYCAIGSFLIEQNALLVTLLASMVLPGLFIAGYSLFKRLRKPATPEVLHGRFEVSYDYPVRFTDHLFDLRNPCLHQQLTAGQHGRVTVLVFADQHLLQCNPQLSGQIEAWFASHARDLHLLAAPIAVAAGEQSKTAQVLQQLYADMLEHGLDRHCYVLAMGGGALLDSVGYACATFHRGIRLIRLPSTVLAQNDAGIGVKNGINAFGQKNLLGAFYPATAVINDFQLLTSLSRRDQIAGLAEAVKVALIKDAAFFQWMEEQAAALARFDHPASRHAIFRCAQLHLGHITGAGDPFERGNGRPLDYGHWAAHKLENLSQHRLRHGEAVAVGMALDALYANALGLLSDTDSERVVSLLQTLGFNLCPAELTFKDELGRFQVMLGLEEFRQHLGGQLSIPLLSRIGASVDLHEIDERLMQQALLRLSSLDAAPFSLSEGCAQ, from the coding sequence ATGAAGCGCAGCCTGTGGCATCGTGTGCTCGGCAACAATGCGCCTGCCGAATACTTCTGGGTATCACTGGTTTGCTTCAGCGCACTGCTGATCGCCAGCTTTCTGTTGTTCGAGCAACAAATCCAGGACTTCCTGGCCCACCTTGAGCTCTACCTGCCCGATAGCCCCGCCCGCAAAGCCCACCTGGCCCTGCTGCTGATCGCCTTGCTGGCACTGGACGTCGTGCTGCCGGTGCCTTCGAGCGTGGTGGCGCTGCTCGCCGTGGCCGCCCTGGGCAGCGTCGGTGGCTACCTGGTGATTTTCGTGGGGCTGTGCCTTGGCGCCTGGCTGGGTTATGCCCTGGGCGCCGGCTACTTGCGTGTGCTGTCCGGCCGCCTCGGCCTGCATCAACGCAAACCCGGACAGCTGGGGCAAAAGCTCGGCACCCTGTCGTTGATCTGCCTGCGCGGTGTGCCGGTACTGGCGGAGACCTCGGTGGTCGCCGCCGGCATGCAGCACTATCCGCTGCGCGCCTTCGTCCTGGTCACGACCCTGGCCAACATGGGCCTGGCCCTGGCCTACTGCGCCATCGGCAGCTTCCTCATCGAGCAGAACGCGCTGCTGGTCACGCTCCTCGCCAGCATGGTCCTGCCGGGGCTGTTCATTGCCGGCTACAGCCTGTTCAAGAGGCTGCGCAAACCCGCCACGCCTGAGGTGCTGCACGGCCGCTTCGAGGTCAGCTACGACTATCCGGTGCGCTTTACCGATCATCTGTTCGACCTGCGCAACCCCTGCCTGCACCAGCAGCTCACCGCCGGGCAGCACGGCCGGGTGACGGTGCTGGTCTTCGCCGACCAGCACTTGTTGCAGTGCAATCCACAGCTGTCCGGACAGATCGAGGCCTGGTTCGCCAGCCATGCCCGCGACCTGCACCTACTGGCCGCGCCGATCGCCGTCGCGGCCGGTGAGCAGAGCAAGACCGCGCAGGTACTCCAGCAGTTGTACGCCGACATGCTCGAGCACGGTCTCGACCGGCACTGCTACGTGCTGGCCATGGGCGGCGGCGCCTTGCTGGATTCGGTGGGTTACGCCTGCGCCACCTTCCACCGCGGCATCCGCCTGATCCGCCTGCCGAGCACGGTGCTGGCGCAGAACGACGCCGGCATCGGCGTGAAGAACGGCATCAATGCCTTCGGCCAGAAAAACCTGCTGGGCGCCTTCTACCCCGCCACCGCCGTGATCAACGACTTCCAGTTGCTGACCAGCCTCAGCCGCCGTGACCAGATCGCCGGCCTGGCCGAAGCGGTGAAGGTGGCGCTGATCAAGGACGCGGCGTTCTTCCAGTGGATGGAGGAACAGGCCGCCGCCCTCGCCCGCTTCGATCATCCGGCCAGCCGCCATGCCATTTTCCGCTGCGCCCAACTGCACCTGGGGCATATCACCGGCGCCGGCGACCCGTTCGAGCGCGGCAACGGCCGGCCGCTGGACTACGGCCATTGGGCCGCGCACAAGCTGGAAAACCTTAGCCAGCACCGCCTGCGCCATGGCGAGGCGGTCGCCGTTGGCATGGCCCTCGACGCGCTCTATGCCAATGCCCTGGGGCTGTTGAGCGATACCGACAGCGAGCGGGTGGTGAGCCTCCTGCAAACGCTCGGGTTCAATCTGTGCCCGGCGGAACTGACCTTCAAAGACGAGTTGGGACGCTTCCAGGTCATGCTTGGGCTGGAGGAGTTCCGTCAGCATCTGGGCGGTCAGCTGTCGATCCCCCTGCTTAGCCGCATCGGTGCCTCGGTCGACCTGCATGAAATCGATGAGCGCCTGATGCAGCAGGCCCTGCTGCGCCTCTCCAGCCTCGACGCGGCCCCCTTCTCCTTGAGCGAGGGGTGCGCGCAATGA
- a CDS encoding TatD family hydrolase, producing the protein MPTYFDPHIHMVSRTTDDYQNMAAAGITGVIEPAFWQGQARTSVGSFVDYFDTLLGWERFRASMFGIHHFCTIGINPKEANNLRLAQEVLDILPRYLVKDGVVAVGEIGYDDITPEEDRFLALQMELAKQFSLPVLVHTPHRDKIGGTKRTLAVIREVGIPEHLVVIDHLNELTLPLVLETGCWRGHSVYPNTKMSEQRMVALLQQYGTEKMIVNSAADWGVSDPLKVPKTGQAMREAGFSEAQVEQVLFHNPVDFFAQSGQLDKALVSTPLPIDQRKTWQENSALRGQDPVIK; encoded by the coding sequence ATGCCCACGTATTTCGACCCGCACATTCATATGGTCAGCCGTACCACCGACGACTACCAGAACATGGCGGCCGCCGGCATCACCGGGGTGATCGAGCCCGCGTTCTGGCAGGGCCAGGCGCGGACCAGTGTCGGCAGCTTCGTCGACTACTTCGACACCCTGCTGGGCTGGGAGCGCTTTCGCGCCAGCATGTTCGGCATCCACCACTTCTGCACTATTGGTATCAACCCCAAGGAAGCCAACAACTTGCGGCTGGCCCAGGAAGTGCTGGACATCCTGCCGCGCTACCTGGTCAAGGATGGCGTGGTGGCGGTCGGCGAAATCGGCTACGACGACATCACCCCGGAGGAAGACCGTTTCCTGGCCCTGCAGATGGAGCTGGCCAAACAGTTCAGCCTGCCGGTGCTGGTGCACACCCCGCACCGCGACAAGATCGGCGGCACCAAGCGCACCCTGGCGGTGATCCGCGAAGTCGGCATCCCCGAGCACCTGGTGGTGATCGACCACCTCAACGAGCTGACCCTGCCCCTGGTGCTGGAGACCGGCTGCTGGCGCGGCCATTCGGTCTATCCCAACACCAAGATGTCGGAACAGCGCATGGTCGCCCTGCTGCAGCAATACGGCACGGAGAAAATGATCGTCAACAGCGCCGCCGACTGGGGCGTCAGCGATCCGCTGAAAGTGCCGAAGACCGGCCAGGCCATGCGCGAAGCCGGTTTCAGCGAAGCCCAGGTCGAGCAGGTGCTGTTCCATAACCCGGTCGACTTCTTCGCCCAGAGCGGCCAACTGGACAAGGCCCTGGTCAGCACGCCATTGCCGATCGACCAACGCAAGACCTGGCAGGAAAACTCGGCCCTGCGCGGCCAGGACCCGGTGATCAAATGA
- a CDS encoding alkaline phosphatase family protein produces MPARKPLLLINVVGLTPSLLGPNTPHINALLKAAQMASLQPSFPAVTSTVQASILTGAAPSQHGIVGNGWYFRDQAEVRFWLQPNALIQGEKVWDTLKRALPGFRCSQLFWWYNMYANVDASITPRPHYPADGRKLFGLYSSPPGLHERIEAQIGEFPFPGFWGPAAGIASSRWIVDCALLEFQLNRPDLQLVYLPHLDYSLQRVGPEHPSIAAEVRAIDHEVGRLLSFARDQGAAVMLLSEYGIEAVGQSVSINRVLREQGLLQVRQSLTWELLDPGASAAFAVADHQIAHVYVRREEDVPRIKALLQRQPGIEQVLDRAEQRTWQLDHPRSGELVALAAPGFWFDYYYWFDERKAPDFARTVDIHRKPGYDPVELFVDPAIRFPKLKVARRLLQKKLGMRYYMDLIPLDSGLVRGSHGRPPASEQVGPLLITDCDVPLPRRIAATAVKHLLLLHFLEQNPTDLANAKEHTCGEPSR; encoded by the coding sequence ATGCCTGCCCGTAAACCCCTGCTGTTGATCAACGTGGTCGGCCTGACGCCCTCGCTGCTGGGGCCGAACACGCCGCATATCAACGCACTGCTGAAAGCCGCGCAGATGGCCAGCCTGCAACCGTCATTCCCGGCGGTGACCTCCACGGTGCAGGCCTCGATCCTGACCGGGGCAGCGCCGTCGCAGCACGGTATCGTCGGCAATGGCTGGTACTTTCGCGACCAGGCCGAGGTGCGTTTCTGGCTGCAACCCAACGCGCTGATCCAGGGCGAGAAGGTCTGGGACACGCTCAAGCGCGCACTGCCCGGGTTTCGCTGCAGCCAGTTGTTCTGGTGGTACAACATGTACGCCAACGTCGATGCCTCGATCACCCCGCGCCCGCATTATCCGGCCGACGGGCGCAAGCTCTTCGGGCTGTATTCGTCGCCGCCGGGCCTGCACGAACGGATCGAAGCACAGATCGGCGAGTTCCCCTTCCCCGGCTTCTGGGGGCCGGCGGCGGGCATCGCCTCGAGCCGCTGGATCGTCGATTGCGCCCTGCTCGAATTCCAGCTCAATCGCCCCGACCTGCAACTGGTCTACCTGCCCCACCTCGACTACAGCCTGCAGAGGGTCGGCCCCGAGCACCCGTCGATCGCCGCTGAGGTACGGGCCATCGACCATGAAGTCGGGCGCCTGCTGAGCTTCGCCCGGGACCAGGGCGCGGCGGTGATGCTGCTGTCGGAGTACGGCATCGAGGCGGTCGGGCAATCGGTGTCCATCAACCGCGTCCTGCGCGAGCAAGGCTTGTTGCAGGTGCGCCAGTCGCTGACCTGGGAACTGCTCGACCCCGGTGCCAGCGCGGCCTTCGCGGTGGCCGATCACCAGATCGCCCATGTCTACGTCAGGCGCGAGGAGGATGTTCCGCGCATCAAGGCCCTTCTGCAGCGCCAGCCCGGCATCGAGCAGGTGCTCGATCGGGCCGAGCAGCGCACCTGGCAACTGGACCACCCTCGCAGCGGCGAACTGGTGGCGCTGGCCGCCCCGGGATTCTGGTTCGATTACTACTACTGGTTCGACGAGCGCAAGGCGCCGGACTTCGCTCGCACCGTGGACATCCATCGCAAGCCCGGCTACGACCCGGTGGAGCTGTTCGTCGACCCGGCCATTCGCTTCCCCAAGCTGAAGGTGGCGCGCCGTCTGCTACAGAAGAAGCTCGGCATGCGCTACTACATGGACCTGATCCCGCTGGACAGCGGCCTGGTCCGTGGCAGCCACGGCCGCCCACCCGCCAGCGAGCAGGTAGGCCCGTTGCTGATCACCGATTGCGACGTACCGCTGCCGCGGCGCATTGCGGCAACGGCGGTCAAGCACCTGCTGCTTCTGCATTTCCTGGAGCAGAACCCAACTGACCTGGCCAATGCCAAGGAGCACACATGCGGCGAGCCATCTCGATAA